One genomic segment of Sminthopsis crassicaudata isolate SCR6 chromosome 2, ASM4859323v1, whole genome shotgun sequence includes these proteins:
- the TMEM253 gene encoding transmembrane protein 253, whose translation MEEREILPAEERQAVREERLRHWAQYRESGRLLVLSVSQLWMAVASVFFAVSISCLESDCHMNVALPLWPGVSGLLTGILTLELRRTPRLWKVTAMMILNLFGMILGLVVVVVQGMKLALGPVLSTSYQWVGLLILELSAEAFILGGVLASAFSLLLLSQRKPGCCGTRRLRYQELQEGLSEMEEVKGTENIPSTACAANE comes from the exons atggaggagagagagatccTGCCTGCAGAAGAAAGGCAGGCAGTTCGGGAAGAAAGGTTGAGGCATTGGGCCCAATATCGAGAGAGTGGACGTCTCCTGGTATTGTCG GTGAGCCAGCTCTGGATGGCAGTGGCTTCTGTATTCTTTGCTGTTTCCATTTCTTGCCTGGAATCAGACTGCCACATGAATGTAGCACTACCCCTGTGGCCAGGAGTTTCG GGTCTCCTTACTGGGATCTTGACACTAGAACTTCGAAGAACACCCCGCCTCTGGAAG GTGACAGCTATGATGATACTGAATTTATTTGGAATGATCCTGGGActtgtggtggtggtggtccAGGGAATGAAGCTGGCCTTGGGTCCAGTACTATCAACTTCTTACCAG TGGGTTGGCTTGCTGATCCTGGAACTGAGTGCAGAGGCCTTCATCCTAGGCGGAGTTCTAGCTTCTGCCTTTTCCCTCCTCCTGCTGAGCCAAAGAAAGCCTGGATGCTGTGGTACTCGGAGACTTCGCTACCAGGAGCTACAAGAG GGCCTATCAGAAATGGAAGAAGTTAAAGGTACTGAAAATATTCCTTCTACAGCTTGCGCAGCAAATGAATGA